The nucleotide sequence GGTCCAACATAGCCTAGGACTGAGAGGGTAAGCCTGTCTGTTTCTTGGGTTCAGAATCAGGACTCCACTTGCCTACATATATGTCACATTCTCAAGGTCAGCTACAATAGAAATAAAGACAATATTCGGTCTTAATACTTCCTtgttgaactgcaaggagatcagaccagtcagtcctgaaggaaatcaaccctgaatagtcattggaaggatgaatgctgaagctgaagctccaatatttgggccTCTGGATGTGAAATGCTGACTCATCGGAAATgaccctgaggctggaaaagattgaaggcaaaaggagaagggggtgacagaggaggagatggttggatggcatcatggacttaatgaacatgattttgagcacactctgggacatagtgaaggatagggaagactggcatgctgcagttcatggggttgcaaagagttggacatgatggaagaACAACTTCCTTATCATTATCCTCAACTGGTCTTGAGCTTGGGGAAGATAAGTACACATTCCCAAGTATATATTCTCTCTGCTGAAAtactttcctccctctctttcttttttgatggaaTCTGATGGCGCATCAAACTCCATCAGCAGCAGCCAAAAAATTAGTCCTCTTTCCCAGGAAATGGATGAGAAAGTATCTCCATGCCATCCTTCCTCTACAAGAAAGAAGGTGAATTAAAACAGTTAAATTTCCATGTCACGGCCGGGGTGCTCTAGGCGCCGCGCGGAGCGTGCGGGCCGCGGTCGGCAGCCTGCGCGCCATCTCTGCAGCCAGCGCGCCCTGCTCGCCGAGGCCCTGGGGACTGCGGGCGGGTGCCGTCCGGGCACTGCGCACCGGCCCTGCTCTGCTGTCGGTGtggaaattcacagaaaaacatGAATGGGTAACAACAGAAAACGGTGTTGGAACAATGGGAATCAGCAATTTTGCACAGGAAGCTTTGGGAGATGTTGTTTACTGTAGTCTGCCTGAAGTTGGGACAAAGTTGAACGAACAAGAGGAGTTGGGTGCTTTGGAAAGTGTGAAAGCTGCTGGTGAACTCTATTCCCCTCTATCAGGAGAAGTAACTGAAATTAATACAGCCCTAGCAGAAAATCCAGGACTTGTCAACAAGTCTTGTTATGAAGACGGTTGGCTGATCAAGATGACATTCAGTAACCCTTCAGAACTAGATGAACTCATGAGTGaagaagcatatgaaaaatacataaaatctattgaggaatgaaaatggaaccCCTAAATAAACTACTTTGAAACAACTTAATCTAGCATAGTTGTCTTAAATTAGTGGTGGatagatatttaaaaagcaacttttaGCAAAAGAAACTACTTGTAACAATGTTTCCTGAAGAAAATACCCCTTAACTTTCTAATGCCTTCCGTTAAACACTGTGTATCTTTTCCACAGCATCCTGTGATTTTTAGGCTAGGCTCCAGTTATAATATTCAGAATTCCTGAAATTATCTCTGATAAAACTAATTACAAAAATTATGTAATTCCAGGATAACATGGTTATCTTATACCTTATATGACATTGTAACTTGCTTACAGCTATCCTTGGATTTGGGTCAAAATGATCTTCCCACTAGAAATAACTGCCAGTGGAGAAAAGTTTGTTAGTTGTATAGTGTCCAGTGAAGAATATTACTgtcttaattttgcaatataCTGTGTTTGCTGGTGCTATTTTTATACAGTGAAGCAACAGCCTTGCAGGAGAAtaaacaatttaataataaaatattcaacttcttaataaaaaaaaaaatttccatgtcAAACCAGTGGGAACTTCATATTTTAATCTGTGATCTACCACCAATGAGTGAATTCCATTGTCAGAACATCTCCCAGAAGTCTGAGTACTGAAAACAGAGTTCTGAAGGTTATTATTTACAGGAGAGCTATGTCTTAAGAGAAGAAATTTGGGAGGGAAAGAATCAAAGGCTGACTAAAAACCTGAGAGGGAAGATTTGAGGAAGACCTTTGGGTACCCAGAGGGTATCAAGATGGTGCCAGGAGGCTGTAACATAAGAGACCAAGAAGAACATAAAGAGGAGATAAAGCGGTGCTACTTTTCCATTACACTGACCCTGATGAGTATTTTCCTGTTTGTGTGATATAATTCATGGTTTTCATGTGGACTCCATCCTTTTCAGGCAGTTTTCCTCTGAAAGGTGTACTTTATGACAGCAGTGATTTCTACTGTCCTTCAATAATAACAtttatctgctaaccccagaGCTCATGATAGACTGTCATGGTGGACTCTTATCGAACATATCATTATCCACTCTGGCTGCCATAAGCGCCACATTAATCTCTGACTCTCTGAGATGGAAATTAAATTGTGCTCCAAGTTCTTAAGAGTTTACCTGTCACTGCTAAGTGATTGATTCCCTGACAATCAGAGGTTTTTAAATTAAGCGTGGATCTTTAATTAATAGACTAGCGAAACTCCCTCAGATATAGGGAGGAGGGTCATAGTCATTTTTATGATACACTAAAATAAACCATGATCTACCTGTCCAACTTCTCATCAAACACCCCGAGATGAAAGGGCAGGCAGCCTTCCTCTCCAGACTCATGCTCCTCACCTGGGTCCAAGGCTGCATCGCTGACTGACTGAGACATAAAAGCTTTGTCTTCAGTGTCTTGCCTGATAGGTTGGTAATAAATTTTGCCATCCAAGGCAAATTGCCATTCAGGACAACACTGCAATTCCACTTTTCTAGAGGCAACTGATTTTCCTTTTAAAGGCGAGTCAGTTCCCAGTTTCTGAAAACAAGCTTCTCTCTTCACATTCGGCTTTCACACATTTGCAGAAATGATTATTGAGgtcttattttgctttctttccaacTGCATTAGGAGAAAATTTCTGAATGCAGAGCACACCCAAAACTGAGAAGGAGAGAAGATTTATATTCTTGAGCCTCAAAACCACCATTTAATGCTTCCTGGTACTCTCCCTTTCAAGTCAGTCCATGCCTTCTGTAGTGGCTTCTGTGATGTGTTAACTTGGCTGAGCTATTGTTTCCAGTTATTCAATCAAACACAAACTTAGTCATTGCTATGAAAAGATTTTTGCAGATTTCATTAAAGTCCCTACTCAGTTGACTTTAATTAAGGGAAATTATCTTGGATAATCTGGCAGGCCTGGCTTAATCAGTTGGAAGGCCTTAAAAAGCATGGCAGGATGAacaaaatgatgccatttgcagcaacatgtatggacctagagattatcagactaagtgaagtaagtcagacagagaaagataaatgccatatgatatcatttatatgcggagtctcaaaaaaaaataatatgaatgaatacaaaacagactcacagacatagaaaacaaacatggttatcaAGGAGGATCATGGGgggtgggataaattaggagtttgggattaataaatgcacaatactatgtataaaatagacaaacaaggactgtatagcacagggaaatctgttcaatatcttgcaataatctataagggaaaagaatctgaaaaagaagacatAGATAAACAgagatagaaatatatattaacagATATTGCTGAGTTATAGAGAGAGATAGATATAAAGATCTAGATGTAGGTATAgagatttgttgctgttgttgttcagtcactaaattgattctaactctgcaacctcatggactgtagcatgacaggctcctctgtcctccatcatctcctggagtttgttcaaactcatgtccattgagtcagtgatgccatccaaccatctcatcctctgtcatccccttctcctcctgccctcaatctttcccagcatcagggtcctttctagtgaacatcacatggccaaagtattggagcttcaccctaaagaatattcaggacttatttcctttaggatggactggtttgatctccttggaatccaagggactctcaagagtcttctccaacaccacagctcaaaagcatcaattcttgggtcttcagccttctttatggtccaactctcacatccatacatgactactggaaaaaccatagctttgacgagacggacctttgtcagcgaagtAACATCTCTGTGTTTTGAGAACCACTTCCCGAAACAAGTAAAGTCACTGGCAACACTGGGATAGTTTTGAAAGGCAAATATGTGGCATGTTAATTAGGTATCATATATAAGCAGCAAACTGGAAAGAATTTGTAAAACAACTATCAAAAATAGTCTATTAAAAAGCACTGGCATGTACAGGCATCTGTGTAGCTctgttgctctgtcatgtctgattctttggtatcccatggactgtaacccaccaggctcctctgtccatgggatttctcaggcaagaatattagggtgggaaaccatttcctcctccaggggatcttcctgacccaggaattgaacccaaggaattgacccaggaattgaccaAGGaattgacccaggaatcgaacccaagttgTAAGACAActtcagcattggcaggtgagttattTACCACTAATACCATCTGGGAAATTCATATACAAACATACCTCATTTTTCTGCACTTTCCAGATGTtgcatttttacaaattgaaggtttgctGGAAACACTTTGTCAAGTGATCCTGTTAACACCATTtatccaacagcatttgctcacttcatatcTACTCTAtgtcattcttattttatttatttattttgtttttgcctgTGTCACATCTTAGTTGGGGCTCACAGGCCCAGTAGTTGCCACATGGGAatgtggaatctcagtttcctgaccagggatccaacccatgttccctgcattggcagatggattcttaaccacaggaccaccagaaaGTCCCTAGTCTATGTCACTTTTAGTAATTCTAGTGATATTTTGcaattttcattattatcattattattatattgctGTTGAGTTggtaaattgtgtccaactccttgagatctcatggactgcagcataaccaggcttccctgtccttcactatccctcaGAGtctgctgaaactcatgtccactgagttggtgatgccattcaaccatctcggcctctgtcatccccttctcctcctgccttcaatctttcccagcatcagggtcttttccaatgagtcggctcttcacataaagtggcccaagtattggcacttcagtatcagtccttccaaggaatattcagggttgatttctttcaggattgactggttggatctccttgcagtccaagggactctcaagagtcttgtctagtaccacagttcagaagcatcaattatctggcactcagccttctctatggtccaactctcacatccatacatgactactggaaaaaccatagctttgactagatggaactttgttggcaaagtaatgtctctgctttttaatatgctaagttggtcatagcttttcttccaaggagaaagcatctttttatttcatggctgcagtcactgtctgcagtgatttttggagcccaagaaaatgaaatctgccactgtttccatatGCTGGGATATATTgtgaggaaaagtgaaaaagtgaaagctaatcactcagtcatgacggactctttgtgaccccatggactatagcccaccaggctcctctctccatggaacttcccaggcaagagtactggagtgggttgccatttccttctccaggggatcttccagacccagggattgaacccaggtctcctgcattgcaggcagattctttaccatttgagccaccagggaagcccatattgtgAAGCATTAATTTATATTCCTACAACCACCCCATTGCATCCATCCCATTCATGCTGCTGGACAAGAGGATTTCAGGGACTGTGTTCCATGTATGCGTCATTGCAATTCTCTCAAAGAACTAAGAGGCCATTATTTTagctttggattttaaaaatgttccttttcCCTGTTATCATCACCCACACCCCACCATTTCTTATCCCCAGAGTAGGTAAAAACCTCTCTGtctgggaaggaagagagaaaagatgcaaagccatttaaaaacatcagtcaaaaaaataatgtcttagGCACAGGAAACAATTTGCAGGGATGCAGACCATCTTTATCCACAGctaaaagacagagagagaaagaggaacagaaggagaaagaagagggagatgagaaggaaaaggagaaaaaggacagATCTTAATCCTTTCCGGTGGGACATGAACAGGCCTGGCAAGAGCAAATGAGCTTTCCATCAGCTCCCCCAGCAGTATGCAAGTTGCTTACATCCAAGCACTCTAGAACAAtacagaaaaatggtatagaaaaTTGGAGAAACAAGGACATCTGTGAGAGTGGGTTGACCTCAGAAGAATAGCCTCACACTTGAGATTTTCTCAAAAGATGACCAGAAATTGACTTCCTTCCTGGAATTGATGTTATTTTCACACATCCTTGGCTATCTGGAAATTTAAAGTTGCCCAGCACTCAGTGTTTTGACTCTATAAAAATGGCAACATCCTCTTTAAAGTGAAGGATCAAACAGCGTGCTTGTTCATTCGCTCTTTCCGTCCCCATAGCTCCTTTCTCTACTGGTTTCcgttcctttcttctctctccacacCAACTATTCTTATCTCCCCCTTTTACTCCTAGTTCCTGATTTCAGTCATATCTGGTATATAAGAACTCTCTGGACTCATCTCTTACTTGGGTAAGAAACAGTTTCACCCGTCATTCTCCTCTTTGTCCCgatgtattttagaattttttgttgGACATATTTATTGCtcattttttctgtatctttagaAAGAAGGCAGAGTAAGATCATTAGAATCACAAGACCTACTTTCCAGCCCCACACTCCTATTTCCTAAATACCTGGGAAAATCACTTCGTTTTTAGCCATTAgtctcttcatctgcaaaatgagtgAGTTAAGCCAAATTTCCATCAAGGttccttccagttttaaaatactgCAGTTTTCAGCAGAAAAAGACCAATATCTAAATTCAGTTATTCAGGAGAAAGGAATTAATTTTGTTCTAGGCACCAGAAAGATTATTTCATGTTATgagaagaaataatataaaatgttcatACCAAATATTCATTCAGAACCGCTAcaactaaaaatacatttttctttgttgtcttctgtctcactttctcactctcctctaaTGCATTAATTTCTCagctggtggattttttttttcatgtttcctttcccctttctggCTTATAAAATGGGAAGCTGGTTCAGCTTATGTTCAAACCTTGTCTCCTTCACTACACTCCTATATCACCCTGCTCTCTTCTCTTAAACATCCCCTGATGTCACGCACTGTCTTCAGTTTTcacctcatttcttcctttctgccttaCAGTGTCACTGTCTAATCATCTGTCTCTCCACTGGTTTCCATGTAAACTTCATATAAGGACAGCTGTTTCTCATTTGTGATTTTGTCTTTAGTCCCAACTATGCATTGAATAACTCACGGTCAAATTAATTAATCTTAACAATATAGGTATCAAGCTACAAAAGAGATATGGGGGATCTTATATGTGTTTTGCTAAATAAAAGAACCAATCCAAAAAAGGCTTTATACTATACAATTTCATCCATAGGATATTTTGGTAAAGGTGAAAACTATGAAAACAGTAAAAAGTTCAATACTTGGCCAGGGGATGAGAAGGATAGGGTAAAGAAGAAGTAGGTGTGGCAGTGGGAGTTTTTAGGTCAATGAAGCCAAATCTATATGCTATTTGTTTGATGGATACATGTTATTATTCATTCTACTAAACTCTCAAAACTATATAACATAGAATAAACTCTAATGTCAATTATGGATCTTCAGTTAAAAATGATTCACacaatgtgtgcgtgtgtgttctcagtcaatCAGCTgtgttggactctgtgaccccatggactgtagcctgccaggctcttctgtccatgggatttcccaggcaagaatgctggagaggattgccacttcccaacccagggatcgaacccatgtttcctgcattggcaggtggattctttactgctgatccacctgggaagccccacgtaGATATGTAGAACAGCTTTAGTCATGATCGCCAGAACCTAGAAGCAGCCAAGATGTACTTCAGCAGGAGAATGGATCAATAAGCTGTGGTACCTCCAGACGATGCGATGTTACttaacactaaaaagaaatgagctgtcaaGCTATGAGTAGACAAGCAGGAAAAGTATAATAAATGCGTGTTTCTAAGTGAAAAATTACATACTGCTTGATTTAACTGCATGACATTCTAGGAAAGATAAAACTTTGGAGGCAGTAAAAGAATCAATGGTTATTAGGGGTTGGGGGAAAGGAGAGGTGAAGAAGTGGAACCCAGAGGACTTTTCAAAGCAATGACACTAGTCTATATCTTATAAAAGTGGAGGTATAtcatttgtgggcttcccagctggctctagtggttaaaaaaaaaaaaaatccacctgccaatgtaaaagatgtgggttcaatccctgggtcaaggtgtggaggaaggcatggcaacccactccagtattcttgcctggaggatcccttggacagaggggcctggcagactgcagtccacagggttgtaaagagtcaagacatgactgaagcaaccgagcACGCCTGTATGTATCATTTATCCATTGTCAAAGCCCATAGGATATATGAAAACAAGAGTGAGCCCCAATGTAAGCCATGGACTTAGGATTACAGTGAAATATCAGTGTGGTTCAGCCATTGTGAAAATGTAAAACTCCCACTCTGGTTTTGGATTTTGACAGTAGGGGAGGTTATGCATATGTGGACACTGGGAATTTATTGGCAATCTCTGCACCTCTCACTCAATTTTGTGGTGAGCCCAGAATTGCCCTAAAAAAGAAAGTctacttaagaaaaaagaataag is from Cervus canadensis isolate Bull #8, Minnesota chromosome 27, ASM1932006v1, whole genome shotgun sequence and encodes:
- the LOC122428645 gene encoding glycine cleavage system H protein, mitochondrial-like, with product MNCDEPEDHYVSFKFPCHGRGALGAARSVRAAVGSLRAISAASAPCSPRPWGLRAGAVRALRTGPALLSVWKFTEKHEWVTTENGVGTMGISNFAQEALGDVVYCSLPEVGTKLNEQEELGALESVKAAGELYSPLSGEVTEINTALAENPGLVNKSCYEDGWLIKMTFSNPSELDELMSEEAYEKYIKSIEE